GAACCAATACACGTACGTCCTCTGTCAGCTGTATGCTTGCCTGTTCATGGAGCAGCTTGTCCTGTGAACGCTTTCCATTTCTAATTCTTTCAGTCTTACCCGCGAACTCTTCCAGAAAGCATGCGGGGTCAACGCCGGTAAGATTACAGTCGAAGCCGGCGGTCTCAGCAACAGTTGCGCTGGTCTGTTTGAACTCGTCGGACTGCGTCAGCATCGCTAAAGGGATCTGCTGCAGAACATCGCGCACTCGGTAGTTGTCCGTGTCGCCAAGCAGTTCGAAGAGCATACCGGTTGGGGACCCGCCCGAAGCGAACAAGTCGACGAGATCGATGTCTTGCGCGGATGACGCACTGGTCAAACCAAGCAAAACCACGAGGACAAGAGCTAAAACTAGAGCCATCTTGTAGGCTGACTTTGAATGTAAGGAGGCGCTGTCCTTGACAGATGTGCAAACCTTTGCGGAAACGTGTTGGACACACAGGAAATTACCTGACGGGAGGAGGTGTTTCGTCGTCGACGCAGGTGTTTTGTTACAGCTATTTTCGGGAAGGTGAAAGTGGATGAAACTCTGTTTCACCGTCGACAAATGCAGGATTTGAACGTGATTCTAGAGTGTGCTGGTTGCTGGCTGACACAGACGAAAGGTCCGAAACGCGATCCTATCCTCGCTTGGCATATTTTTGGCTGCCTGACTTGGACTGCTGCCTCCTTCCTAGATTACCAGTTGAGTAATTTGATACACTGCCGCGGATAGATGGAAACAGGTGATTCCCTATGTATTTGTTTGTCTGTCTGTAGAGCTATCTTGCCGCAGTTAGCCATCATTCCAGGCATCACGCCATTCCTAGTACCCGCCTTGCGCCAGTCAGTTGAAGGTCCCAGATGGGCCCTTTACATGTTTCACGGCACTTCTCCGAGTAAACTACGTTTACCCCCGTCACCAAGATTCCTTTTTTGCAAATTGAAACATCATCCTATTAATGCTTTTGAGAGGTGTACACTGCCGCAAGCGTTTGCCGTATTCTTCGGTTCCCAGGTATCCGGTTGTCCGTCTCTACAGGTTCCCAACACGTGGTCAACTGTCTGGTTTGCTATGTTAACACCATGAAGGTCTTCCTCCCGGCcaccgttttctgtcttAGTTCTGGCATCCTTCTCGCTCGTGCAGAGCCAGGTGAGCAGAATGGGCCCCAGACAAATCAAGATCGCAAAATGAACAACAGCAACTCCCTCGAGGGCTGAACAGTAGTTCAGTGCGGTGGTCCTACGTAACACGCTGGACCCAGTTTCCGTGATTAATCTTCACACTATCGGCAAAGAATTCCAAATGGGAAGCCTGTGTACGGTTTTACGTCGCCTGGCCTTCGTATTCGGTCTGTCCACGACTGCAGATACTTCCACCAGCGCGTCCACCCTGCTAACAATGCAGTAGCGCAGTTAATAACAACAAAACATACCATCCTGCGAACCCAGATCAGACATGGTAGACAGGTGTCATGCGTATGGAGATTCTGAGACACTGGCTGGCCCAGAACTCCAGATTGCTTTGGGGTTCCTACTGCATAGTAGGCGGACACAGTTTATTCACTCATGGGAGGAGGCACATCTCAACACCACTTCAGTATTCCTTAAGTTGTAGTTTGCGGATGTTCGCATCCACGCGTGATGATTGAGACGACCTACATTTTGAGATCGCTGAGCATGCAAGTCACCGAAAGGACGGGAACCTGTTTAGTGCGCTCACACTTCTCACCCAAAGGGCCGTGTCGTATGCCTACAGATACTGACTGCCAAGGAGAGTACGGCCCGTGGTCCGTGTGCGAGCCCTTGGAAGGCCATGCAACTCACCACGACTCCGACGACGATTTCAAGCTCGACCGCGGACCAGATGGAGAATTTACCAATGATTGCTTCCATTTTCAGACTTACAAAATAGTAGTGCCGAAAAGCGGCAACGGACGTGATTGTTCCCGTAAAGAGGGCTCCAAGCGCTTCAGATACTGTGATGATTGCAGCAGGATCCCCTCCGTCCATAAGCGCCTGGAGGCGCAGCAAGCAACAGACTCCTTCCATACATTTACCATCATCGCCGGcattttctgtctcttcgcgatGGTCGCTCTGACAGCCCTTTGCGTGCGGAAAGTGCTGAAGGACACTTCATCTAGGACAGAGCAAGTTACTCTTTACTCGCCTGGCCCTCCCAATCCATCCACTCAACAACCATATCCGGCTGACACGCGAGGACCAAACACTACTTCAGTTACCATGACTCCAGAATACCCTCACCACTCAGCGAAAGACATCACTGCGGAAACTGACCGTAATACTGAAGCTGGTGGATCTGAGTACGGAGCATGATagggaagaaggggaaacgCTGCGTCCCTGTGCGCTGTACTTATGCCCAAAAGGTTCCCTTACTTTCAGGTTTCTCTCCGATTTGTACTTGGCTAAACCAAAAGTATTCTTGCGACCATCGATGGCGTGTCTTTCGTAGAACCATGTTGAAAAGCTTCAAAACGATCATCTTGAGGCAACGTATTCGTCCTCAACTGGTTCTACGAACGCCTACTGTCATCAAACAACACCATGTGAATGATCACAATTTCCACGTCATGTGGGTGACAGTGCGTAATGCCCTTGCCGGAGCAACCGGTGTCCTACGGTAAATCTGTCCCACGTGCCATCTTTACCACGCTAAGCATGTTGCCGCGCATACGTCTACTACCTCGCACGTCTCGACAAAGCACCTGTATTTGCGCATCCTGCTCCGGTTGTAGGGGAGACAAACTTCTCCAAAGCAGGGCGCTTCTGCTGTCTGCCTCAATACCTTTGATCTCCTggccgcgaagaaacgcaatACAGAATCTCTAAGGGAAACACACGCCTCTCTAGTCCAAGCTAGTGAAAACAGGTAATACGAACGTTAATATGCGTGGTGGACTGTCGTCCGTTTCTTCGTATGGCGAGCCAACCCAACGGGCTCCCGTTGTTAATTTTGTGACTACAGCAAACTCATCGTTGATCGACGACATATCGCTCAGATCAGTGTGTGGGAAAGTACGTTTGCGCGTCTCAAAAAGCTCATGACATCCGAAACTGTGTCTTCTTATCCCAGGACACAACCGTAACGATCACGTCTCCCGTCTCATTAGCTATCCACGTTCCCTGTAGGCACTCGTGTTATAGGCGATAAAAGTGAATGCcacttctgtttcttccggtTTCATTGTTAATTGATTGCTTCAGTGAAACCACAAGAATGAGTTGTATCCATGGTGTGCAGAAACACCACTAGGGaggtctccgttttcttctacTAGCTTGATGGTTGCGCTACGTCGGTCGTCGTGAGTGGGAAGTGCCCATAGGTCGAGACACATTGCCACTATGGTGAGCTGCTACGGTGAGGTCGCCCCAGTCGCAGCCGGTTCCGCGAGATCGCGCTTCGCAGAGTTAACCGTCGACCCCCAGCAGATATGCTGTCGACGCCACTATGTAGTGTAAGTAAGCGTCGACGCCGCAGGAGGAACCCTTGTACATTCAAACTTTTGTTTTTGACTGTCCTGTGAGGTATTGTTTGAAACTGACGCTGTGGAGTTCATGCTTCCAGCTCGCTGGCCGGCGTTCATTTGGAACTCGCGGTGACGACCCTTTTTCACCCTCCCGGCCGGTTGACTGGAAAGTCGGGCGGCCGGGTTACCATTGGTTTGCAGGTGAACCGAACTTGACGCGACCAGCAgttgtgcgtgtgtgtgcacTCCAAGAACTGTGGGAAAGTGCGTGGTTCCGAGTTCCGGAAAATGATTCGGTATCGTTGGAGCGTTTATTTGTTCAGTTTCATGTGGTGAATGAGTGCCAACCGGCCTGCCTCACCTTGGATCACGACGCGGGCATCGTACGGGGTGGCCCGAAGAGTGCGTTCTTCGGAACGGCGAACGGAGCTTTGGTCAGCACTTTTTGTCTGGTACATGCAACGGAAGACGACACTAAAAGTTGAATGCGGCGCAGTTGTACCGGTGCAGGATACATGTTTTTCCACGTAACTGTGTCAGACGCTGGAGGGGGGACGTGAGACGCGTCTCTGGTGGTCGCTGCCAAGCTCTGCGGACATCCGAGACCATCGGTCGAGACGTCAAAGCGTCACGGGGAGCCATGTCGTTATCGGGTAGTTCGTTAATGGTGAAGCAGTAAATACCATCAGAACAGTTTTCCTGTCGGCCCTTGATTGGCTTTGGTTTTTCGGATAGGTTTGTTCTATATGACGCACTGAGTTCGTTCATGTTAGTGTGTACGCGTGTGGTGAACGGGTGAAGCTGTTCGAGACGAGTTTCACTTCGAGGGGCCAGGGGGAATGTCATGCAGGAATTCCGTGAGCTCTTATCGTCAGACCTTTCTCTGAAGGGGGGGGGAGGCAAATTATCAAGCGAGCAGGTGGAAGAACAACTGACTCGCACTGTATGGACTATCGTAGGCAGCCTGGGCTTAGGGCCACGGAGAGGGGAATGGAACCGTTTTTTTAAAGGCCTACTGTGCCGGCACTAGTTCTCCTCGCGGTTCCGTAGTTTTCTTGCCAGTGTCTGTCCACAGTTTTCTTTTATTCCTTAACGGTAAGAATGACCAGCACTTGAAGACGCCAAGGGGCTTGGCAGACTAACGGCATTGCTTTCTTCGGTCGCATGTAGAACAACTGACTCCGGCGATGGTGTACTCACACGAAAACCGTATCCTTGTAGTGACGTGCATCGTGCTGGTGGTCGTGTGATAACGAGCACTTGGGCGTttgtgtttcgtctctttgtGAAGCCTGGGTTAGCTTGCAGCCACACTTTTCTCCCGCGAGGACAACCGTTCGAGCATGTGGTCTTTCACACAGTCAGCGCTTGTTCGGCGACACGGGAGAATAACAGGCATGACGAAGAGTCGTACACGACACAACAGACTTGGTGGATTATGATACATTTTGCGTGTGGTGACTGGTCGTCGCTAGTAGAGAACTGTTTCGGTTATTTCCGGTGAAGCATACCAGAGAAGTTCTCTGTTGGAATTCTTATCGTAAATTGCTTGTGTAGATGCGCTAGACGAGGCTTACCTCTCAAATGCCCAGCTGTTGGGGTTTGCGAGCGTTGATTGGCAGATGGTTAGCTAGGTGACGTAAAAACGGCTTGTGTGATCTGCATAGTGAGTTTCCCCTGATCAAACAATTGTCACTAGAGGTGGCTGATTTGCATGTGGGTTACGGTTTATCCTGCGGATGCTGCTACTCTTTGGAACAACAGAACGTACTGGGCGTTAATTCGTGGTCAGTGCCATCCGGATGGTCCTGGGGCAACAGCGAGGTTTCGCGGCCATGATGCAAGGATCTGAGTTCATGACCGGGACGGAACGGTCCTTTCCGTTGGCAGATGGTGACTATCCGTTTAGCATGGAGCCACCATCTCCCACAGTTTCTGACGTGGATGGTGGTGCGGTCACGCCAACTGGACTGCCTCGAAGTTTCATCCCATTACTCTCTAATCGACTATCGTCTCTTCAAGCCGACGTCATCCGAGTGACCGATACTTCGGGTCCATGTGAGCAGAGTCTGGACAGAGACCCGAAGCACGAATTTTCGCCATGCCATTCGGAGTCTTTCTTACTACAAGAAACCAGTCCGTTCACCCCTCCCACTCTTTCCGACTCGAGCGATACCAGCTGGCTCGACCTGCGGCATCCCCATTCTCTCGAGGGTTGCCCCGATGCAGATGTGGGGTTCGGTCTTCTAGGAGTGCACTCTAAGGCACCAGGAGTTCTAGAACTTCTGACAAGGGAGGGACACGCAACATCTGTCCCTGTGTCTCAATGGGGATGGAGTGGTGGCTCAGCGGACGTTACGGGGAGGAACGAGCGACGCACTCCGGAGAACGGTTGGCAAGCTCTTTCAGGTAATGTTTCGGAATACAGCAAGGCCACTCCACTGACGGAGCAAAGACCCTCCGTTAAGATGGACTACATCCAGGGCCAGGGAGGTCAGTCAGAAGGAACGCAGCTTTCGCAGACTGCAGTAGGTTGGGTGACCGACGGCGGGGAACGCTGCAGGGCAGCAGACGTTTCACCCCGTGAGACAACGAACGCTCGCGTTTTATCCGAATACCACGAGCCGGCTGGCATGCATTCAGGCGGACCCAACAAGACTGTGCCAGTGGAGTTCTCTGGCTCCGTTGTGACCGCTAGCACACAACCGTGTTCCACCACATCGAGTCCACAGGACTGGAGCCCTGTGGTACAAATGAAATGTTCAACGTTTTCGCGGGAGCCTGCTGCAGACATGGAGCCAGTGACTGCGTCCAAATGGGGGCAGGTGACAGTTGACGCGAGCCAGGGGAAACTGCTTCAGGACGACGGGCAGTGCTCTGAGCAGCCGGGGCAAGGCTTGCGCCGTATCACTGAAAATCGGTGCAGCTACGGCTGGCAGACACAAGATCCAGTTACCTCTTCAGGCACGACGAATGTGCCACGACTAGCGGCTGCGTATCACCAGGTCACCAGGAGCGTTTCGTGTGGCCCCCGTGACGAGCAGGGCAGACTTGGACAGTATGACGATGGGGCACAGGTGAAAATCAATCAGATTTCGCGCTTCATTGTAGCTCAAGGAAACAGGATTGTTCCTTGTGATTACGGAAGAGATGTCACGCGGCATTGTGTCCTGTATGAGAGGGAAGCATACGAATCGGGCCGCACCGTAAGGCCAACCAAAGCCTCATTTTCTGAGGTTTGTATTAGTCCATCCTCTTTAACCCGCTCCACGACAGCAACTTCTTTGACGGGAACTCCGCCTGAGAAAGTCGACACCTCGTGGATGACCTCCTCTTCGACATGGTCAGAGACTGATTCTGAACACGGCAGGGGCATACCCGGATGCAGCCGCGAAGTCCCGTCTGGTCGAATTCCTCGAGAGGCATATTCAGCGAAGCAGGGGCAGGCGTTGCCAGGTGGTGCGGTTACAGGGACAGAGTACCACGGCACCGATCCCATGTGGTCGACTGTAATCTCTGTCGCGGCGCAAACCCGCCACGTTCAGAGGGCAACTGGTGTGCTTTggaacagaaacgaagggCCAGGGTGGAACTCCGGTGGCAGGTGGGACCTGAGAGAACCACCGCATTCTCTTGGGCAGTTTCACGTAAACAAGTCACCACTTGTCTCGTCGTGGAGTGTCACTGGAATAGAccagaagagggagaacgtATGGTCACGACAGTGCCCTGAGCATGCGCTGTCCGTTCCGCCAGCAATCCACTGTTCCAGTTTCGTAGTGCCACCAA
This Toxoplasma gondii ME49 chromosome VIII, whole genome shotgun sequence DNA region includes the following protein-coding sequences:
- a CDS encoding hypothetical protein (encoded by transcript TGME49_233380), producing the protein MVLGQQRGFAAMMQGSEFMTGTERSFPLADGDYPFSMEPPSPTVSDVDGGAVTPTGLPRSFIPLLSNRLSSLQADVIRVTDTSGPCEQSLDRDPKHEFSPCHSESFLLQETSPFTPPTLSDSSDTSWLDLRHPHSLEGCPDADVGFGLLGVHSKAPGVLELLTREGHATSVPVSQWGWSGGSADVTGRNERRTPENGWQALSGNVSEYSKATPLTEQRPSVKMDYIQGQGGQSEGTQLSQTAVGWVTDGGERCRAADVSPRETTNARVLSEYHEPAGMHSGGPNKTVPVEFSGSVVTASTQPCSTTSSPQDWSPVVQMKCSTFSREPAADMEPVTASKWGQVTVDASQGKLLQDDGQCSEQPGQGLRRITENRCSYGWQTQDPVTSSGTTNVPRLAAAYHQVTRSVSCGPRDEQGRLGQYDDGAQVKINQISRFIVAQGNRIVPCDYGRDVTRHCVLYEREAYESGRTVRPTKASFSEVCISPSSLTRSTTATSLTGTPPEKVDTSWMTSSSTWSETDSEHGRGIPGCSREVPSGRIPREAYSAKQGQALPGGAVTGTEYHGTDPMWSTVISVAAQTRHVQRATGVLWNRNEGPGWNSGGRWDLREPPHSLGQFHVNKSPLVSSWSVTGIDQKRENVWSRQCPEHALSVPPAIHCSSFVVPPMTSATPDVAEPADDPHLGQQVFRPIENGRYLKNTPPPAPFHGSLRAGSFVGHFPYAGRCGEANAFITKRGLPIGHSAQAAHNTANGTSYHQYGETAADRVETNSQILSGPACMNRPSESSLGSNTGRDYFTVCSSPSASESIAETNPFTVRCAQQFGINTNEMTEATLKNGYESNVVGSRCGTDVVTATNNKRARLDSEGITFLNEGNLFKKTRRTAGERKEMEDNKAVTQDSRATPSVFPEMEAGDWHTLAPEAGECCGEGSERFEDDSGGQGDEDSNLQWHEGFTLPLGKDGRGELIKRMRSVHKADREFCRFSLEGMGIDFKRLAHATVEELWKIAYRWGLFGYAVKLSKKYGKTTTSQSRKKNVQAAPVPNLQAVSVICDHTR
- a CDS encoding hypothetical protein (encoded by transcript TGME49_233370~Signal peptide predicted by SignalP 2.0 HMM (probability 0.997) with cleavage site probability 0.835 at residue 21~Predicted trans-membrane domain (TMHMM2.0):120-143); protein product: MKVFLPATVFCLSSGILLARAEPDTDCQGEYGPWSVCEPLEGHATHHDSDDDFKLDRGPDGEFTNDCFHFQTYKIVVPKSGNGRDCSRKEGSKRFRYCDDCSRIPSVHKRLEAQQATDSFHTFTIIAGIFCLFAMVALTALCVRKVLKDTSSRTEQVTLYSPGPPNPSTQQPYPADTRGPNTTSVTMTPEYPHHSAKDITAETDRNTEAGGSEYGA
- a CDS encoding hypothetical protein (encoded by transcript TGME49_233360~Signal peptide predicted by SignalP 2.0 HMM (probability 1.000) with cleavage site probability 0.553 at residue 21) is translated as MALVLALVLVVLLGLTSASSAQDIDLVDLFASGGSPTGMLFELLGDTDNYRVRDVLQQIPLAMLTQSDEFKQTSATVAETAGFDCNLTGVDPACFLEEFAGHVGAPWKTREIDTQKAADLVTRFLQPHGLTMSGAIALCIISPAAMPFLTDTETSGISAASVINEAKTACRKSV